The proteins below come from a single Comamonas antarctica genomic window:
- a CDS encoding MBL fold metallo-hydrolase, producing the protein MLEYLTIPVTAFQQNCSLVWCSESRDAAVIDPGGDLPRILAAAERLGLNLRAIWLTHAHIDHAGGAGELAQSHALPIIGPQEGDQFWIDGLPQQSAMFGFPPAQRFTPTRWLHDGDSVQIGRETLHVRHCPGHTPGHVVFHAPQIERVFVGDVLFAGSIGRTDFPQGNHEQLIASIVEKLWPMGENTVFIPGHGPESSLGRERLSNPYVGGT; encoded by the coding sequence ATGCTTGAATACCTCACCATCCCTGTCACCGCCTTCCAGCAGAACTGCTCGCTGGTCTGGTGCAGCGAAAGCCGCGACGCGGCCGTGATCGATCCGGGCGGCGACCTGCCGCGCATCCTGGCCGCGGCCGAGCGCCTGGGCTTGAACCTGCGCGCGATCTGGCTCACGCATGCGCACATCGACCACGCAGGCGGCGCGGGCGAGCTGGCGCAGTCGCATGCGCTGCCCATCATCGGCCCGCAGGAGGGCGATCAGTTCTGGATCGACGGCCTGCCGCAGCAAAGCGCGATGTTCGGATTTCCACCCGCGCAGCGCTTCACGCCCACGCGCTGGCTGCATGACGGCGACAGCGTGCAGATCGGCCGCGAAACACTGCACGTGCGCCACTGCCCGGGCCACACGCCCGGCCATGTGGTGTTCCACGCACCGCAGATCGAGCGCGTGTTCGTCGGCGACGTGCTGTTCGCGGGCAGCATCGGCCGCACCGATTTTCCCCAGGGCAACCACGAGCAGCTGATTGCCAGCATCGTCGAGAAGCTGTGGCCCATGGGCGAGAACACGGTGTTCATTCCGGGACACGGGCCGGAAAGCTCGCTCGGGCGCGAGCGCTTGAGCAACCCTTATGTGGGCGGGACCTGA
- a CDS encoding LysR family transcriptional regulator, whose product MRFNKLDLNLLVALDALLAERNISRAGQRLHLSQPAMSNALARLRDYFGDELLAVQGRQMVLTPRALGLIEPVREVLARIDSTITTPPVFDPASATRTFVLLLSDFTTAVFVPPLLEALYREARGIGIELRALNDKPGEQLDQGDADLLVIPAQFAAPGHPSQPLFEEEYLCVTWNGNSRIRTQLTFEDYVECGHVVANYATGQQRAAFDGWFLERFGIKRRVEVSAPSMTALAQMVIGTDRIATMHRRLALQAEKVLPIRLWPPPLEVPTLVQTLQWHRHRDADPALQWLRELALRVGRAI is encoded by the coding sequence ATGCGCTTCAACAAACTCGACCTGAACCTGCTGGTGGCGCTTGATGCGCTGCTGGCCGAACGCAACATCAGCCGTGCAGGCCAGCGCCTGCACCTGAGCCAGCCCGCGATGAGCAACGCGCTGGCGCGGCTGCGCGATTACTTCGGCGACGAACTGCTGGCCGTGCAGGGGCGGCAGATGGTGCTCACGCCGCGCGCGCTGGGCCTGATCGAGCCGGTGCGCGAGGTGCTGGCACGCATCGACAGCACGATCACCACGCCGCCGGTGTTCGATCCGGCCAGCGCCACCCGTACCTTCGTGCTGCTGCTGTCGGATTTCACCACCGCGGTGTTCGTGCCGCCGCTGCTCGAGGCGCTGTACCGCGAGGCGCGCGGCATAGGCATCGAGCTGCGCGCGCTCAACGACAAGCCGGGCGAGCAGCTCGATCAGGGCGACGCCGACCTGCTGGTCATTCCCGCGCAGTTTGCCGCGCCGGGCCATCCGTCGCAGCCCCTGTTCGAGGAGGAATACCTGTGCGTGACCTGGAACGGCAACAGCCGCATCCGCACGCAGTTGACCTTCGAGGATTATGTCGAGTGCGGCCATGTCGTGGCCAACTACGCCACGGGCCAGCAGCGCGCGGCATTCGACGGCTGGTTCCTGGAGCGCTTCGGCATCAAGCGCCGCGTCGAGGTGTCCGCGCCCAGCATGACGGCGCTGGCGCAGATGGTGATTGGCACCGACCGCATCGCCACCATGCACCGGCGGCTGGCGCTGCAGGCGGAAAAAGTGCTGCCGATCCGGCTGTGGCCGCCGCCGCTCGAAGTGCCGACGCTGGTGCAGACGCTGCAGTGGCACCGGCACCGCGATGCCGATCCGGCGCTGCAATGGCTGCGCGAACTCGCGCTGCGCGTGGGCCGCGCGATCTGA
- a CDS encoding porin, which translates to MQNHADTAGVPASMRPRRRNTVLLALAAAAISGAHAQGAAGSSLQFYGLMDAGVGRFKGAPGGVNAQDEAQSKLNSGNLSTSHWGLRGSEDLGGGLSAAFELSSFVRNDTGQLGRNDAIGAPVNVAADPAFSRFAWVGLAHPAWGRVRLGNMSSLLFVNSITSNAFGDSTALSPLNLTTFIGSPLTGGTGWANSVTYETPVWSGVSAAAAYGFSEGQGGGNSALRLAYAQGPLAASLALQSVKRNPLTFADGTSPNDTRAWQLAASYDFSSVKLFAHLGGIQNRGTAAQPLDIGYRLWELSAAVPLGAGRLLAGYASRRTGDAVLAVPATAAGGNLQRKLLSLGYDHLLSKRTDAYLVLMRDQTRTQTLGAPAQAVEARGTSVALGIRHRF; encoded by the coding sequence ATGCAAAACCATGCCGACACGGCAGGCGTGCCCGCGTCCATGCGGCCCAGGCGCCGCAACACCGTCCTGCTGGCGCTGGCCGCAGCCGCCATTTCCGGCGCCCACGCCCAGGGCGCTGCCGGCTCCAGCCTGCAGTTCTATGGCCTGATGGACGCCGGCGTGGGCCGCTTCAAGGGCGCGCCGGGCGGGGTCAACGCGCAGGACGAGGCCCAGTCCAAGCTCAACAGCGGCAACCTGTCGACCAGCCACTGGGGCCTGCGCGGCAGCGAGGACCTGGGCGGCGGGCTCAGCGCCGCCTTCGAGCTGTCGTCCTTCGTGCGCAACGATACCGGCCAGCTCGGGCGCAACGATGCGATCGGCGCACCGGTCAACGTCGCGGCCGATCCGGCGTTCTCGCGGTTCGCCTGGGTCGGGCTCGCGCATCCCGCCTGGGGGCGCGTGCGCCTGGGCAACATGTCCTCGCTGCTGTTCGTCAACAGCATCACCTCGAACGCGTTTGGCGACTCCACGGCGCTGAGTCCGCTCAACCTCACGACCTTCATCGGCAGCCCGCTCACGGGCGGCACGGGCTGGGCCAATTCCGTGACCTATGAAACCCCGGTCTGGAGCGGTGTCAGCGCCGCGGCCGCCTATGGGTTTTCCGAAGGCCAGGGCGGCGGCAACAGTGCGCTGCGCCTGGCCTATGCGCAGGGTCCGCTGGCGGCATCGCTGGCGCTGCAAAGCGTCAAGCGCAACCCGCTGACATTTGCCGACGGCACCTCGCCCAACGACACGCGCGCCTGGCAGCTGGCCGCCTCCTATGACTTCAGCAGCGTGAAGCTGTTCGCGCACCTGGGCGGCATCCAGAACCGCGGCACGGCGGCGCAGCCGCTCGATATCGGCTACCGCCTGTGGGAGCTGAGCGCTGCGGTGCCGCTGGGCGCGGGCCGGCTGCTGGCGGGCTATGCCTCGCGCCGCACCGGCGACGCGGTGCTGGCGGTGCCGGCCACGGCCGCCGGCGGCAACCTGCAGCGCAAGCTGCTGAGCCTGGGCTACGACCATCTGCTGTCCAAGCGCACCGATGCCTACCTGGTGCTGATGCGCGACCAGACGCGCACCCAGACGCTGGGCGCGCCGGCGCAGGCCGTCGAGGCCCGCGGCACCAGCGTGGCGCTGGGCATCCGGCACCGGTTTTGA